In Croceibacterium atlanticum, one DNA window encodes the following:
- a CDS encoding TonB-dependent receptor has translation MKKAFQPFASCIAIAAFCGTPAFAQDAGEQSPSDSVGTAEQGQAAQAPARRDDTQEIIVTAQRRESTVRDVPFSIAAFGGGELAEQQVFSPTALTTELPGITVNTSDKSLSILSIRGNVSTFRTATLDTPVAYFQDDIYYVFNNDLNANFYDVNRVEVLRGPQGTLFGRNVVGGAIAVVTNNPKFHDEYSMQVTAGNGGYIRTEGMINGALVEDKLAARLAFSTESSDGLIDTPNQPGSYGKTDGYAARGKLLFTPTDTLEIILAGDYSYTKGNGGSIQLGIGGEQVVPDTFGDFTNDEWTNNDYARSPYRQRLRGGYLRGDLELFGGTLTAISGYRMNDSHAINDDIPVGTVLPVFDRRQDVKNRSFTQEVRFASAPNRLSYVVGVYYLNADVSTTNIFYYSPLPGSVFDGVIPTNPDISNITRVQDGKVRSYAVFGELTFEVTDRLSLVAGGRYTKDKKSIDYRAFSTTDPTGIPGLGYPGDVSASGGESWDAFTPRFTVKYEPIDGVNLYGTYAKGFKSGGFVDNAYLNPTIPLNPEKARNYEIGAKSRLFDNMLDLNIALFDQKTEDLQNFSGAGGVAHTFNGTLKMRGLELESKLRPVEGLQLTFNYTHLDGEYSSLYDPLVDVDYSGNPAKYAPKHAFLARAKYDAYLPSGAILTPQVEFNYSSHISTDDANNLSTFQNLYDDTRGQTVNARLNFESADGRWNLGLWGKNLTNNYQIMHADDITAFLVAPTGQTRYWKIFTNTPRSYGLTLGYKY, from the coding sequence ATGAAGAAGGCATTTCAGCCATTTGCGTCGTGCATCGCCATCGCAGCATTCTGCGGAACACCGGCATTCGCCCAGGACGCCGGAGAGCAATCACCATCAGATTCGGTCGGCACTGCCGAACAGGGGCAAGCTGCGCAGGCGCCTGCTCGCCGTGATGACACACAGGAAATCATCGTCACTGCACAGCGTCGGGAATCGACGGTTCGCGACGTTCCCTTCTCGATCGCGGCCTTTGGCGGCGGCGAACTGGCCGAACAGCAGGTCTTCAGCCCCACCGCGCTGACGACGGAGCTTCCCGGCATCACGGTCAACACGTCGGACAAGTCGCTGTCGATCCTTTCGATCCGCGGCAACGTGTCGACTTTCCGCACGGCCACGCTGGATACGCCCGTCGCCTATTTCCAGGACGACATCTATTACGTGTTCAACAATGACCTGAACGCCAACTTCTATGACGTGAACCGCGTCGAGGTTCTGCGCGGGCCGCAGGGTACGCTGTTCGGTCGCAACGTGGTGGGCGGCGCCATCGCGGTGGTCACGAACAATCCGAAGTTCCATGATGAATATTCAATGCAGGTAACCGCCGGTAATGGCGGCTATATCCGCACGGAAGGCATGATCAACGGCGCCCTCGTCGAAGACAAGCTGGCCGCCCGCCTTGCGTTTTCGACCGAGAGTTCGGACGGGCTGATCGACACGCCCAACCAGCCGGGCAGCTATGGCAAGACCGATGGCTATGCCGCGCGCGGCAAGCTGCTTTTCACGCCCACCGATACACTCGAGATCATTCTCGCCGGCGATTATTCATACACCAAGGGCAATGGTGGCTCGATCCAGCTGGGCATCGGCGGGGAACAGGTTGTGCCGGACACGTTCGGCGACTTCACCAATGATGAGTGGACGAACAACGACTATGCCCGCTCCCCCTATCGCCAGCGGCTTCGCGGCGGCTATCTTCGTGGCGATCTGGAACTGTTCGGCGGTACGCTGACGGCGATTTCCGGCTATCGCATGAATGACAGCCACGCGATCAACGACGATATCCCGGTCGGCACCGTGCTCCCCGTCTTCGATCGTCGCCAGGACGTGAAGAATCGCAGCTTCACGCAAGAAGTGCGTTTCGCATCGGCTCCCAATCGCCTGTCCTATGTCGTGGGCGTCTATTATCTGAACGCCGACGTCTCGACGACCAACATCTTCTATTACAGCCCCTTGCCTGGATCGGTGTTTGACGGGGTCATCCCCACCAACCCGGATATTTCCAACATCACCCGCGTGCAGGACGGCAAGGTGCGGTCCTACGCGGTGTTTGGCGAGCTGACCTTTGAAGTGACCGATCGCCTCTCGCTGGTTGCAGGCGGCCGCTACACGAAGGACAAGAAGTCGATCGACTACCGGGCCTTCTCCACCACCGATCCCACCGGCATTCCGGGGCTGGGCTATCCGGGCGATGTCAGCGCGTCAGGCGGCGAAAGCTGGGATGCGTTCACTCCTCGCTTCACCGTGAAGTATGAACCGATCGACGGGGTGAACCTGTATGGTACCTATGCCAAGGGCTTCAAATCAGGCGGTTTTGTTGACAACGCCTATCTGAATCCCACCATTCCGCTCAACCCGGAAAAGGCCCGCAACTACGAAATCGGCGCGAAGAGCCGGCTGTTCGACAACATGCTCGACCTCAACATCGCGCTGTTCGACCAGAAAACGGAAGACCTGCAGAACTTCTCGGGCGCGGGCGGCGTGGCGCATACGTTCAACGGCACGCTCAAGATGCGCGGACTTGAACTGGAATCGAAACTGCGCCCGGTCGAAGGGTTGCAGTTGACGTTCAACTACACGCATCTCGATGGCGAATATTCCTCGCTCTACGATCCGCTGGTCGATGTCGACTATTCCGGCAACCCGGCCAAATACGCGCCCAAGCACGCGTTCCTGGCTCGCGCGAAATATGATGCCTATCTGCCGAGTGGCGCAATTCTCACCCCGCAGGTCGAATTCAATTATTCCTCGCACATATCGACCGACGATGCGAACAACCTGTCGACCTTCCAGAACCTGTATGACGACACACGCGGTCAGACGGTCAATGCCCGCCTGAACTTCGAGAGCGCGGACGGCCGCTGGAATCTGGGCCTGTGGGGCAAGAACCTCACCAACAATTACCAGATCATGCATGCCGACGACATCACGGCCTTCCTCGTCGCGCCCACCGGGCAGACGCGGTACTGGAAGATCTTCACCAATACCCCGCGCAGCTATGGCCTGACGCTGGGCTACAAGTACTAA
- a CDS encoding SDR family NAD(P)-dependent oxidoreductase produces the protein MSLTEIPAPGSFSFEGRTAMVTGGAKGVGEAICREIHAGRGRVAICDIDLAAAEAVARSLDPSGETAMVFSLDVRNKDDFIAGRDAVIAKWGKVDILVNNAGFAKRTPVDDITPQEFDEIVAINMRSVFLGCQVFKDHMAANGYGRIVNITSLAGQNGGTVASPHYASSKAGAIMLTKYFAQLLVDTGITVNAIAPGPIATAKARLSDEQIAMVEGKVPVGRFMEVSEIAAAAALLASDRGGFFVGATLDMNGGLYVR, from the coding sequence ATGTCTCTCACTGAAATTCCCGCACCCGGATCCTTCTCGTTCGAAGGGCGGACCGCGATGGTCACAGGCGGCGCCAAAGGCGTCGGCGAGGCCATCTGCCGCGAAATCCATGCAGGCAGAGGGCGTGTTGCGATCTGCGATATCGACCTGGCGGCGGCAGAGGCCGTCGCCAGGTCACTCGACCCGTCGGGCGAGACCGCAATGGTCTTCAGCCTCGATGTCCGCAACAAGGATGACTTCATCGCCGGTCGCGATGCGGTGATCGCCAAATGGGGCAAGGTCGACATATTGGTGAACAATGCCGGCTTCGCGAAACGCACGCCGGTTGACGATATCACACCGCAGGAATTCGACGAGATCGTCGCCATAAACATGCGCAGCGTGTTCCTGGGCTGCCAGGTGTTCAAGGATCACATGGCAGCGAACGGCTATGGCCGGATCGTCAATATTACGTCGCTCGCCGGACAGAACGGCGGCACGGTAGCGTCACCGCATTATGCTTCGTCGAAGGCGGGGGCCATCATGCTGACCAAGTATTTCGCACAATTGCTTGTCGATACGGGCATCACGGTCAACGCGATTGCCCCAGGCCCCATCGCCACGGCCAAGGCCCGTCTGTCGGACGAACAGATCGCGATGGTAGAGGGCAAGGTTCCTGTCGGGCGCTTCATGGAAGTCAGCGAAATAGCCGCCGCAGCGGCCCTGCTCGCCTCGGACCGGGGCGGCTTTTTCGTGGGTGCGACGTTGGACATGAACGGCGGACTCTATGTCCGCTGA
- a CDS encoding electron transfer flavoprotein-ubiquinone oxidoreductase: MMTRESMPYDVVIVGGGVAGLAAAIRLKQVNDALEVCILEKGSEIGAHILSGAVMDPKALDELLLDWRDDDCPMAQVPVTDNWHWTLTAGRKYSLPHLAMPPFMSNEGNYTGSLGSLCRWLAEKAEGLGVEIFPGFPAVEVLYNDDGSVKGVATGDMGVAADGSHKGDYQPGMELHGKYTLFAEGARGSLTKQLKAKFDLEADCEPQTYGLGMKELWDIDPARHVPGRVIHTQGWPLSENDAWGGGFLYHQANGQVALGFVVALDYANPYLFPFEEFQRWKQHPEIRGILEGGKRVTYGARAINEGGWQSVPKLTFPGGALIGCAAGFVNVPRIKGSHTAMKSGMLAAESVAAAIAAERANDEVVDYETTLRGSWIADELKLVKNAEPALARFGGALGTIIAGADMWMRTLKIGLPVTMKHHRDCDQLQRADLFKPIEYPRPDGEISFDRLSSVFLSNTNHEEDQPCHLQLRDPEVPLKINLPVFAGPAARYCPAGVYEYAGVEEGEPSFVINAQNCVHCKTCDIKDPTQNINWVPPEGGGGPNYPNM, encoded by the coding sequence ATGATGACACGCGAATCCATGCCGTATGACGTCGTGATCGTCGGCGGAGGCGTTGCCGGGTTGGCGGCCGCGATCCGGCTGAAGCAGGTGAACGACGCGCTTGAGGTCTGCATCCTTGAAAAGGGGTCCGAGATCGGCGCGCATATCCTCTCGGGCGCGGTGATGGATCCGAAAGCGCTGGACGAGCTGCTGCTCGATTGGCGCGACGATGATTGCCCGATGGCGCAGGTGCCGGTTACCGACAACTGGCACTGGACGCTGACGGCAGGCAGGAAATATTCGTTGCCGCATCTGGCGATGCCGCCCTTCATGTCGAACGAGGGGAATTACACCGGATCGCTGGGCAGCCTGTGCCGTTGGCTGGCCGAAAAGGCCGAAGGGCTGGGCGTGGAAATCTTCCCCGGCTTCCCGGCTGTCGAGGTGCTTTATAACGATGATGGTTCGGTCAAGGGCGTGGCCACCGGCGACATGGGCGTTGCCGCCGATGGCAGCCACAAGGGCGATTATCAGCCCGGCATGGAATTGCACGGCAAATACACGCTGTTCGCCGAAGGCGCGCGCGGATCGCTGACCAAGCAGCTGAAGGCGAAATTCGATCTGGAAGCCGATTGCGAGCCGCAGACCTATGGCCTGGGCATGAAGGAGCTATGGGACATCGATCCCGCCAGGCATGTGCCCGGCCGCGTGATCCATACCCAGGGCTGGCCGCTGAGCGAGAATGACGCCTGGGGCGGCGGCTTCCTCTATCACCAGGCCAACGGGCAGGTGGCACTGGGCTTCGTGGTCGCGCTCGATTACGCAAATCCCTACCTGTTCCCGTTCGAGGAATTCCAGCGCTGGAAGCAGCACCCGGAAATCCGCGGCATTCTCGAAGGCGGCAAGCGCGTGACCTATGGTGCGCGCGCCATCAATGAAGGCGGTTGGCAGTCAGTGCCGAAGCTCACCTTTCCGGGCGGCGCGCTGATCGGCTGCGCCGCAGGCTTCGTGAACGTGCCGCGCATCAAGGGCAGCCATACCGCGATGAAATCGGGCATGCTGGCCGCCGAAAGCGTGGCTGCCGCCATCGCGGCCGAACGCGCCAATGACGAAGTGGTGGATTACGAGACTACCTTGCGTGGCAGCTGGATCGCGGATGAGCTGAAGCTGGTGAAGAACGCGGAGCCTGCCCTTGCCAGGTTCGGCGGCGCATTGGGCACGATTATCGCCGGGGCCGACATGTGGATGCGCACGCTGAAAATCGGCCTGCCCGTCACCATGAAGCATCACCGCGACTGCGACCAGTTGCAGCGCGCCGATCTGTTCAAGCCGATCGAATATCCCAGGCCCGATGGGGAGATCAGCTTCGACCGTCTTTCCAGCGTGTTCCTGTCGAACACCAATCACGAGGAAGACCAGCCCTGCCACCTTCAGCTGCGGGATCCCGAGGTTCCGCTGAAGATCAACCTGCCGGTCTTTGCAGGCCCCGCCGCGCGCTATTGCCCGGCCGGTGTCTATGAATATGCGGGCGTGGAAGAGGGCGAGCCCAGCTTCGTTATCAACGCGCAGAACTGCGTCCATTGCAAGACCTGCGACATCAAGGATCCCACCCAGAACATCAACTGGGTGCCGCCCGAAGGCGGCGGCGGGCCGAACTATCCCAATATGTAA
- a CDS encoding electron transfer flavoprotein subunit alpha/FixB family protein — protein sequence MKTLVYVDHDNSMLGDATLATVTAAAKLGEVHLLVAGAGCGSVADAAARIAGVGKVHVADDTAYEHQLAENVAPLIAGLMDAGEHGHDAVLFPATTTGKNIAPRVAALLDVMQISDILSVEGEKTFTRPIYAGNAIATVESSDAKLVITVRGTAFDKADAEGGSAAIEAVASTGDKGLSSFVGAELAESERPELTSAKIIVSGGRALKDAETFQQIIMPLADKLGAGVGASRAAVDAGYVPNDYQVGQTGKIVAPEVYIAIGISGAIQHLAGMKDSRTIIAINKDEDAPIFQVADIGLVADLYKAVPDLTAGL from the coding sequence ATGAAGACGCTTGTGTATGTCGATCACGACAATTCGATGCTGGGCGATGCCACGCTTGCCACGGTGACGGCTGCCGCGAAACTGGGGGAAGTCCATCTGCTGGTCGCGGGCGCAGGCTGCGGTTCGGTGGCGGATGCCGCCGCCAGGATCGCGGGCGTGGGCAAGGTCCATGTCGCGGACGATACCGCCTACGAACACCAGCTGGCCGAGAATGTCGCGCCGCTGATCGCGGGTCTCATGGACGCAGGCGAGCATGGGCACGACGCCGTGCTGTTCCCTGCCACCACCACGGGCAAGAATATCGCGCCGCGCGTGGCGGCGCTGCTCGATGTGATGCAGATCTCGGACATCCTGTCGGTCGAGGGTGAGAAGACTTTCACCCGCCCGATCTATGCCGGCAATGCCATCGCCACGGTCGAAAGCAGCGATGCGAAGCTCGTCATCACTGTCCGCGGCACGGCCTTCGACAAGGCGGACGCGGAAGGCGGATCGGCAGCTATCGAGGCCGTCGCCTCCACCGGCGACAAGGGCCTGTCGAGCTTCGTCGGCGCCGAACTGGCCGAAAGCGAACGTCCCGAACTTACCAGCGCGAAAATCATCGTGTCGGGTGGCCGCGCGCTGAAGGATGCCGAAACCTTCCAGCAGATCATAATGCCGCTCGCTGACAAGCTCGGCGCGGGCGTGGGCGCTTCGCGCGCCGCGGTTGACGCAGGCTATGTCCCCAATGATTACCAGGTCGGGCAGACGGGCAAGATCGTGGCGCCGGAGGTCTATATCGCCATCGGCATCAGCGGCGCGATCCAGCACCTGGCGGGCATGAAGGATTCCAGGACCATCATCGCCATCAACAAGGACGAGGACGCACCCATCTTCCAGGTCGCCGACATCGGCCTCGTCGCCGATCTCTACAAGGCCGTGCCGGATCTGACTGCCGGCTTATGA
- a CDS encoding electron transfer flavoprotein subunit beta/FixA family protein, producing MKALVPVKRVIDYNVKPRVKSDGSGVDLSNVKMSMNPFDEIAVEEAVRLKEAGAVSEIVAVSVGPAKAQETLRTALAMGADSAVLVETDETVEPLAVAKILKAVAAEIEPGLIILGKQAIDDDSNQTGQMLAALMDLPQGTFASKVLVEGDYVKVTREVDGGLETVKLSIPAIITTDLRLNEPRYASLPNIMKAKKKPLETKTPADYGVDIAPRLKTLNVSEPPVRQAGVKVADVDELVARLKAMGVA from the coding sequence ATGAAAGCCCTGGTGCCCGTGAAGCGGGTGATAGATTATAATGTGAAGCCGCGCGTCAAGTCGGACGGTTCGGGTGTTGACCTGAGCAATGTGAAGATGAGCATGAACCCGTTTGACGAGATCGCGGTGGAAGAGGCGGTCCGTCTGAAGGAAGCGGGCGCGGTGAGCGAGATCGTGGCTGTATCGGTCGGCCCGGCAAAGGCGCAGGAAACGCTGAGGACGGCGCTGGCAATGGGCGCGGACAGCGCGGTGCTGGTCGAAACGGATGAAACTGTCGAACCGCTGGCCGTGGCCAAGATCCTGAAGGCCGTGGCGGCGGAGATCGAGCCGGGCCTCATCATCCTCGGCAAGCAGGCGATCGACGATGACAGCAACCAGACCGGCCAGATGCTGGCCGCGCTGATGGACCTGCCGCAGGGCACCTTCGCATCGAAGGTGTTGGTCGAAGGCGATTACGTGAAGGTGACGCGCGAAGTCGATGGCGGGCTGGAGACGGTGAAGCTGTCGATCCCCGCGATCATCACCACCGATCTGCGCCTGAACGAGCCGCGCTATGCGAGCCTGCCGAATATCATGAAGGCGAAGAAGAAGCCTTTGGAGACGAAGACTCCGGCCGATTACGGCGTCGACATCGCTCCGCGCCTGAAGACGCTGAATGTGTCCGAACCGCCGGTCCGTCAGGCGGGCGTGAAAGTGGCCGACGTCGATGAACTGGTCGCCAGGCTCAAAGCCATGGGAGTGGCGTGA
- a CDS encoding acyl-CoA dehydrogenase family protein, which translates to MDFELPDEIKDFCEATRSIVNDLLPLERDFVESGKVPPIVRETLVENGYFGMALPEEYGGLGLGALAQAAVQIELARLPPQFWTEIRPLMGPGAKNIAYHCSEAQKELLIPGMASGEIPVAFALTEPGSGSDPGSMRTTATRNADGWVINGSKTYISNGKNAKYVTVYAYTDKSAGPRGGISAFLMDADTPGFAVTGVIELMGTSPAVYELTFDQCQVGPDALIGEEGRGFHYALECLNEGRMNVGATAVGMGEYALELATEEAKVRPAFGSVIADFQAIRHYLAGMATDMRAARLILLDAAWRYDQGEKRRELAAMAKLFATEAGSRTVDTALQIFGGAGYCKGYAIERLYRDIRITRIYEGSSEIQKNTIARELLR; encoded by the coding sequence ATGGATTTCGAACTCCCCGACGAGATCAAGGATTTCTGCGAAGCCACGCGCAGCATCGTCAACGACTTGCTGCCGCTGGAGCGAGACTTCGTTGAAAGCGGCAAAGTTCCGCCGATCGTGCGCGAAACGCTGGTCGAAAACGGCTATTTCGGCATGGCGCTGCCCGAAGAATATGGGGGGCTTGGTCTTGGCGCGCTGGCGCAGGCGGCAGTGCAGATCGAGCTTGCCCGCCTCCCACCGCAGTTCTGGACCGAGATCCGCCCCCTGATGGGGCCGGGCGCCAAGAACATCGCATATCATTGTTCGGAGGCGCAGAAGGAATTGCTGATCCCCGGGATGGCATCGGGCGAAATTCCTGTGGCCTTCGCGTTGACCGAGCCGGGTTCCGGCTCCGATCCGGGGTCGATGCGCACGACTGCGACCCGCAACGCCGATGGCTGGGTGATCAACGGTTCGAAGACCTATATCTCGAACGGCAAGAACGCCAAATATGTCACGGTTTACGCATATACGGACAAGAGCGCGGGCCCGCGCGGCGGTATTTCCGCCTTCCTGATGGACGCCGACACGCCGGGCTTCGCCGTGACCGGCGTGATCGAACTGATGGGTACGTCCCCCGCCGTGTACGAGCTGACCTTTGACCAATGCCAGGTCGGTCCGGACGCGCTCATCGGGGAAGAGGGCAGGGGCTTTCACTATGCGCTGGAATGCCTCAACGAAGGCCGCATGAATGTTGGCGCAACTGCTGTCGGCATGGGTGAATACGCCCTGGAGCTGGCAACGGAAGAGGCCAAGGTGCGTCCTGCTTTCGGCAGCGTGATCGCCGATTTCCAGGCGATCCGGCATTATCTTGCCGGCATGGCGACCGACATGCGCGCCGCACGCCTGATCCTGCTGGATGCCGCATGGCGTTACGACCAGGGTGAAAAGCGACGCGAGCTGGCGGCAATGGCGAAGTTGTTTGCAACGGAAGCGGGCAGCCGCACGGTTGATACCGCGCTGCAGATCTTCGGCGGTGCCGGTTACTGCAAGGGCTATGCGATCGAGCGGCTCTATCGCGATATCCGCATCACGCGCATCTATGAGGGTTCTTCCGAAATTCAGAAGAACACCATCGCCCGCGAATTGCTGCGCTAA